A single region of the Legionella oakridgensis ATCC 33761 = DSM 21215 genome encodes:
- a CDS encoding IS66 family transposase zinc-finger binding domain-containing protein, with protein sequence MLTCPDCYGSLLSTPVIGIVKRQVFDIPLPKIEVTEHQVEVKYCECCNKTITAAFPAGVLAPVQYGEVIRSWSVYYQYQHFIPEDRLQQLFYDLYGIQLATATRTGYNRIAFDTLASFEESVLSAVKTAAVKNLDETGFRVAGKTQWLHVDRLVYFEVCSGIVMAIEREKQIKGWSRKKKHDLINALNPEWNDLYPSLL encoded by the coding sequence TTGCTAACATGCCCGGATTGTTATGGTTCATTACTTTCAACGCCGGTGATTGGAATTGTGAAGCGCCAGGTTTTTGATATTCCACTACCCAAAATTGAAGTCACGGAACATCAGGTTGAAGTAAAATATTGCGAGTGCTGTAATAAAACGATAACAGCAGCATTTCCTGCAGGTGTTCTTGCCCCTGTCCAATACGGTGAAGTTATTCGTAGTTGGAGCGTGTATTATCAATATCAGCATTTTATTCCAGAAGACAGGCTGCAACAGTTGTTTTATGACCTGTACGGAATTCAACTGGCTACTGCAACACGGACTGGATATAACCGGATTGCCTTTGATACATTGGCATCATTTGAAGAATCGGTATTGTCTGCAGTCAAAACTGCTGCCGTAAAAAACCTGGATGAAACAGGGTTTCGTGTGGCCGGAAAAACACAATGGTTGCATGTGGATCGACTGGTTTATTTTGAAGTTTGTTCAGGCATCGTCATGGCTATTGAGCGAGAAAAACAAATCAAAGGGTGGTCTCGAAAAAAGAAGCATGATTTGATTAATGCATTGAATCCTGAATGGAACGATTTGTATCCATCGCTACTTTAA
- a CDS encoding M20/M25/M40 family metallo-hydrolase produces the protein MTSGGRYRQPSLVTVIGKDIQAPAVILGAHMDTLGEHEHERMPGAGDDGSGSATAMEVARVLLASDFKLQRPIYIIWYAAEEQGLVGSQQVVRYFLNHAIPVHAAIQFDMTGFRNQPEDKTIWVFKDYTDKELSAFMTKLIQVYINVPVAYSKCGYGCSDHASWTEAGIPAAFPCETSFEAHNPYIHTPSDTLDLLNLEHMTNFTRLGLAFAIELAAA, from the coding sequence GTGACAAGTGGTGGGCGTTATAGACAACCATCGTTGGTTACCGTGATTGGGAAGGATATTCAGGCGCCGGCCGTAATTCTTGGTGCTCATATGGATACACTTGGCGAACATGAGCACGAACGAATGCCTGGTGCCGGCGATGATGGCAGTGGTTCCGCAACGGCGATGGAAGTGGCGCGTGTTTTGTTGGCTTCAGACTTTAAATTACAGCGTCCTATTTATATTATTTGGTACGCCGCTGAAGAACAAGGCTTGGTTGGCTCCCAACAGGTGGTACGCTATTTTCTAAATCATGCCATTCCAGTGCATGCAGCCATTCAATTTGATATGACTGGTTTTCGCAATCAACCCGAGGATAAGACCATCTGGGTTTTTAAGGATTACACTGATAAAGAGTTAAGTGCTTTTATGACTAAGCTGATTCAAGTATACATAAATGTTCCTGTTGCCTATTCCAAATGTGGCTATGGCTGCAGTGATCATGCATCCTGGACGGAGGCTGGTATTCCGGCGGCATTTCCCTGTGAAACCAGTTTTGAAGCACATAACCCTTACATTCATACACCTTCGGATACGCTGGATTTACTCAATCTTGAGCATATGACCAATTTTACTCGATTGGGTCTTGCCTTTGCCATTGAGCTTGCTGCGGCATAA
- a CDS encoding N-acetyltransferase: MICKRSLIFTRLKDGPLFGGGFSNQPIPAAIKTDLEAKGFHSLGDFLGIAAKLDEVTFTTVNDKIKVRAVNTHKEYELFLTILCEVFQLSESIKMDFKDMYKSYGPQGKFKYYLGYYEGEPVSTLTTYTDGQTVGLYNGATLARFQKHGLCTALAQHVIKEAMTLKW, encoded by the coding sequence ATGATTTGCAAGCGCTCATTGATTTTTACACGGTTAAAAGACGGCCCTTTGTTTGGTGGTGGATTCAGCAATCAGCCCATTCCTGCTGCAATCAAAACCGATTTAGAGGCAAAAGGATTTCATTCTTTAGGGGATTTCTTAGGAATAGCTGCCAAATTAGACGAGGTAACATTCACTACCGTTAACGATAAAATTAAAGTAAGAGCAGTTAATACTCATAAGGAATACGAGCTGTTTTTAACTATCCTGTGTGAAGTGTTTCAATTATCTGAGTCCATTAAAATGGATTTCAAAGATATGTATAAATCTTATGGTCCCCAGGGAAAGTTTAAATATTACCTAGGGTATTACGAGGGAGAGCCTGTGTCCACCTTAACCACGTATACCGATGGCCAAACTGTTGGCTTATACAATGGTGCGACGCTGGCCAGATTTCAAAAACACGGTTTATGTACTGCGCTTGCTCAGCATGTAATCAAGGAAGCAATGACTTTAAAATGGTAA
- a CDS encoding DUF6444 domain-containing protein: MKDHEQIITTLLAKIAELEKIVEQQAAQIAELEKRLNKNSSNSSKPPVK; encoded by the coding sequence ATGAAAGACCATGAACAAATCATCACAACGCTTTTGGCAAAGATTGCTGAACTGGAAAAAATCGTAGAACAGCAAGCTGCACAAATAGCAGAGCTGGAAAAACGACTGAACAAGAATAGCAGCAACAGCTCAAAGCCCCCCGTCAAGTGA
- a CDS encoding PrkA family serine protein kinase has product MNTQEFLAGYTRRFVDNKEEELSLDDYLELCRNDPSAYANPAERLLMAIGEPELVDTRHDPVLSRIFSNKVIPRYEVFSNFYGMEEPIEQIVGFLKHAAQGLEETKQVLYLLGPVGGGKSSLAEKLKDLMQKVPFYAIKGSPVFDSPLSLFNADEDGELLFERYGIPKRCLRYVLSPWAIKRLHEYNGDINQFRVIKVKPSRIKQIAVAKTEPGDENNQDISSLVGKVDIRKLEEFSQDDPDAYSYSGGLCRANRGLLEFVEMFKAPIKVLHPLLTATQEGNYNPTEGLSAIPFEGIILAHSNEAEWQSFRNNKNNEAFIDRINIVKVPYCLRVSEEIKIYRKLIDNSSLMSAPCAPGTLDMLAQFSVLTRLKEPQNSSIYSKLRVYNGESLKDTDPKAKSYQEYRDFAGVDEGMNGISTRFAFKILSKVFNFDHLEIAANPVHLLYVLERQIEQEQFPQELHEKYLSFIKEFLSPKYVEFIGKEIQTAYLESYSEYGQNIFDRYITYADFWIQDQDYRDPDTGEIFDRSALNSELEKIEKPAGISNPKDFRNEVVNFVLRARANNSGHNPKWNSYEKLRTVIEKKMFTNTEDLLPVISFNAKASEEDRKKHEEFIARMVDKGYTPKQVRLLSEWYLRVRKSQ; this is encoded by the coding sequence ATGAATACACAAGAGTTTTTAGCCGGCTATACCCGCCGCTTTGTCGACAATAAAGAAGAAGAACTGTCTTTGGATGACTACTTGGAATTATGCCGTAATGATCCATCCGCCTATGCAAACCCTGCCGAACGCCTGTTGATGGCCATTGGTGAACCCGAACTGGTTGATACTCGCCACGATCCGGTTTTATCTCGTATTTTTTCCAATAAAGTCATTCCTCGCTATGAAGTGTTTAGTAATTTTTATGGAATGGAAGAACCTATTGAACAAATCGTCGGCTTTCTTAAACACGCAGCCCAAGGTTTGGAAGAAACAAAACAAGTCTTGTATTTATTAGGACCGGTGGGTGGCGGCAAATCGTCCTTGGCAGAAAAATTAAAAGACTTGATGCAAAAAGTTCCTTTTTATGCCATTAAAGGCTCTCCAGTTTTCGACTCTCCCTTATCACTCTTTAATGCCGATGAAGACGGTGAATTACTTTTTGAACGTTATGGCATTCCCAAACGTTGTCTTCGTTACGTCCTGTCCCCTTGGGCTATTAAAAGATTGCATGAGTACAATGGTGATATCAACCAATTCCGCGTTATTAAAGTTAAGCCGTCACGCATCAAACAAATTGCTGTGGCCAAGACAGAGCCTGGTGACGAAAACAACCAGGATATTTCTTCTTTGGTTGGTAAAGTAGACATTCGTAAATTGGAAGAATTTTCCCAGGATGACCCAGATGCCTACAGTTATTCAGGAGGATTGTGTCGCGCCAATCGCGGCTTGCTTGAATTTGTAGAAATGTTTAAAGCGCCCATCAAAGTCTTGCACCCTTTATTAACCGCAACCCAAGAAGGGAATTATAATCCCACGGAAGGCTTATCAGCCATTCCTTTTGAAGGGATTATTCTTGCTCACTCAAATGAAGCGGAATGGCAGTCATTTCGTAATAATAAGAATAACGAAGCCTTTATTGATCGTATTAATATCGTCAAGGTACCTTATTGCTTAAGAGTATCGGAAGAAATCAAAATCTATCGCAAACTCATTGATAACAGTTCGCTTATGAGCGCACCATGTGCCCCTGGAACTCTGGATATGCTGGCACAATTTTCGGTACTAACCCGTTTGAAAGAGCCACAAAACTCAAGCATTTACTCCAAATTACGGGTATATAATGGCGAGAGCCTAAAAGACACCGACCCTAAAGCAAAATCCTATCAAGAATACCGCGATTTTGCCGGTGTAGACGAAGGGATGAATGGCATATCCACTCGCTTTGCTTTTAAAATCTTGTCAAAAGTATTTAATTTTGACCATTTGGAAATAGCCGCCAATCCTGTGCATCTGCTCTATGTGTTGGAACGTCAAATTGAACAAGAACAATTCCCGCAAGAGTTGCATGAAAAATACTTGTCATTCATTAAAGAATTTTTATCGCCCAAATACGTGGAATTTATCGGTAAGGAAATTCAAACGGCTTACCTGGAATCCTATTCTGAATATGGACAAAACATTTTTGACCGCTACATCACGTATGCAGACTTCTGGATTCAAGATCAAGATTACCGTGACCCTGATACTGGTGAGATTTTTGACCGCAGCGCGCTCAATTCAGAACTGGAAAAAATTGAAAAGCCGGCAGGCATATCGAATCCCAAAGATTTCCGTAATGAAGTCGTGAACTTTGTATTACGAGCACGTGCCAATAACAGCGGGCATAATCCCAAATGGAACAGTTACGAAAAATTGCGTACGGTGATAGAGAAAAAAATGTTTACCAACACCGAGGACTTGCTTCCTGTCATTTCCTTTAATGCCAAAGCGTCTGAAGAAGACAGGAAAAAGCACGAGGAATTTATTGCACGTATGGTGGATAAAGGCTATACCCCAAAACAAGTTCGATTGCTCTCTGAATGGTATTTACGAGTACGTAAATCGCAATAA
- a CDS encoding SpoVR family protein: MRKEPLSRGAEWTFDLIQDYDREIARIAKEFKLDTYPNQIEVISAEQMMDCYASVGMPIGYHHWSFGKHFVGVEKSYQRGEMGLAYELVINSNPCIAYLMEENSMTMQALVIAHACYGHNSFFKNNYLFKMWTSADAIIDYLVFARNYISECEEHHGIDEVEAILDACHALMNYGVDRYKHPATLSIQEEKIRQQNREVYLQSQVNELWRTIPRSKEVAQNRSQQRFPAEPQENILYFIEKNAPLLKPWQREIVRIVRKIAQYFYPQGQTKVMNEGWACFWHYTLLHALYDEGLVTDEFMLEVLQNHTNVIMQPPYNSPYYSGINPYTLGYHMMQDIKRICENPSDEDKQWFPHLANSNWLTSLDTAMRNFKDESFIAQYLSPRVIRDLKLFHIMDDDRNPELIIGAIHNEQGYQLIREALSRQYNLGNLEPNIQIYSVNLEGDRTLTLQYTQQNRIPLGNTTQEVLKHLHTLWKFPIILQTIDIGGQVIAEQHCPPTANHKPEHD; the protein is encoded by the coding sequence ATGAGGAAAGAACCATTATCACGAGGCGCAGAATGGACCTTTGATTTAATCCAGGATTATGATCGCGAAATCGCGCGAATTGCCAAAGAATTCAAGCTTGATACGTATCCCAATCAAATCGAAGTGATTTCGGCCGAGCAAATGATGGATTGCTATGCTTCTGTTGGCATGCCAATAGGTTACCACCACTGGTCTTTTGGTAAGCATTTTGTTGGCGTAGAAAAAAGTTACCAGCGTGGAGAAATGGGACTTGCTTATGAATTGGTGATTAACTCCAATCCCTGCATCGCCTATTTAATGGAAGAAAATAGCATGACCATGCAGGCACTGGTAATAGCCCATGCTTGCTATGGGCATAATTCTTTTTTTAAGAACAATTATCTATTCAAAATGTGGACATCCGCTGATGCCATCATTGATTATCTTGTCTTTGCCAGAAACTATATTAGTGAATGTGAAGAGCATCATGGCATCGATGAAGTGGAAGCCATTTTGGATGCTTGTCATGCCTTAATGAATTACGGGGTGGATCGCTACAAACATCCAGCAACCTTATCCATTCAGGAAGAAAAAATCCGCCAACAAAACCGGGAAGTGTATTTACAGTCTCAAGTGAACGAATTATGGCGTACTATCCCGCGTAGTAAGGAAGTCGCACAAAACCGCTCACAGCAGCGGTTTCCCGCAGAACCTCAGGAAAATATCCTTTATTTTATTGAAAAAAACGCGCCCTTGCTTAAACCCTGGCAACGGGAAATTGTGCGGATTGTGCGCAAAATCGCCCAATATTTTTATCCACAGGGTCAAACTAAAGTCATGAATGAAGGCTGGGCTTGCTTTTGGCATTACACGTTACTGCATGCTCTGTATGACGAGGGCTTGGTCACGGATGAGTTTATGCTGGAAGTATTGCAAAATCACACCAACGTCATCATGCAGCCTCCGTATAATAGCCCTTATTATTCAGGCATCAATCCTTACACGCTTGGCTATCATATGATGCAAGACATCAAACGCATCTGCGAGAATCCCTCAGATGAAGACAAACAATGGTTTCCTCATCTGGCTAACAGCAATTGGCTAACCAGCCTCGATACTGCCATGCGTAATTTTAAAGATGAGAGCTTTATTGCTCAATACCTGTCACCGCGCGTCATTCGCGACTTGAAATTATTTCACATTATGGATGATGACCGCAATCCGGAGCTAATCATTGGCGCCATTCACAATGAACAAGGTTATCAACTGATTCGTGAAGCTTTATCAAGGCAGTACAATTTGGGTAATCTGGAACCAAATATTCAAATTTATTCTGTCAATTTGGAAGGTGATCGGACATTAACGCTGCAATACACTCAACAAAACCGAATCCCTTTAGGAAATACAACCCAGGAAGTATTGAAACATTTACATACTTTATGGAAATTTCCTATCATCCTGCAAACCATCGATATCGGTGGCCAAGTAATAGCCGAGCAACATTGCCCGCCAACGGCTAACCACAAACCGGAACATGATTAA